In a genomic window of Bicyclus anynana chromosome 5, ilBicAnyn1.1, whole genome shotgun sequence:
- the LOC112054719 gene encoding isocitrate dehydrogenase [NADP] cytoplasmic, which produces MSKIKAGPVVDILGDEMTRIIWDLIKDKLIIPFLDIELHTYDLGMENRDKTDDQVTIDCANAVKKYNVGIKCATITPDEKRVEEFKLKKMWKSPNGTIRNILGGTVFREAIICKNIPRLVTGWEKPIIIGRHAHADQYKATDFVVPGEGKLELVFTPASGEPIRHVVNDFKGAGVALGMFNTDASIVDFAHSSFKYALDRKYPLYLSTKNTILKKYDGRFKDIFQDIYDKEYKAQFEAAGIWYEHRLIDDMVAYAMKSEGGFVWACKNYDGDVQSDSVAQGYGSLGLMTSVLICPDGKTVEAEAAHGTVTRHFRFYQQGKETSTNPIASIFAWTRGLLHRAKLDDNSELTKFAETLEKVCIDTIESGIMTKDLAICIKGMSNVKRSDYYETFEFMDKLAENLRKSLGQ; this is translated from the coding sequence atgtcgaaaattaagGCCGGACCAGTTGTCGACATCCTTGGCGATGAAATGACAAGAATTATCTGGGACCTGATCAAAGATAAACTTATCATACCATTTTTGGATATCGAGCTGCACACCTATGACTTGGGTATGGAAAATCGGGACAAAACCGACGATCAGGTAACCATCGATTGTGCAAATGCTGTTAAAAAGTATAATGTTGGCATTAAGTGCGCCACGATTACTCCGGATGAGAAGAGAGTGGAGGAGTTCAAGTTAAAGAAGATGTGGAAGAGTCCCAATGGTACCATTCGTAACATTCTCGGCGGTACTGTGTTCAGGGAAGCTATCATCTGCAAGAACATTCCTCGTCTTGTAACTGGTTGGGAGAAGCCCATCATTATTGGTCGTCATGCTCACGCTGACCAGTATAAGGCTACAGATTTTGTTGTGCCTGGTGAAGGAAAATTAGAGCTCGTATTCACTCCTGCTTCGGGCGAACCCATTAGACATGTAGTGAATGATTTCAAAGGTGCTGGTGTTGCACTCGGCATGTTCAATACTGACGCCTCCATTGTAGATTTTGCGCACTCCTCGTTCAAATATGCTTTGGATAGAAAGTATCCACTATATTTGAGCACAAAGAATACTATCCTTAAAAAGTATGACGGGCGTTTCAAAGATATCTTCCAAGATATTTACGATAAAGAATACAAAGCGCAATTCGAAGCTGCGGGCATTTGGTATGAGCACCGTCTTATCGATGATATGGTTGCCTACGCAATGAAATCCGAAGGTGGATTTGTGTGGGCTTGTAAGAATTACGACGGAGATGTTCAGTCGGATTCCGTAGCTCAGGGATACGGATCTCTAGGGTTGATGACCTCAGTTTTAATATGCCCTGATGGCAAAACTGTAGAGGCCGAAGCTGCTCATGGAACTGTAACCAGACACTTCCGTTTCTACCAACAAGGAAAGGAGACATCCACTAATCCTATCGCCTCTATCTTTGCATGGACCAGAGGTCTTTTGCACCGTGCTAAGCTAGATGACAATTCTGAACTCACAAAATTCGCAGAAACTCTCGAAAAAGTATGCATCGATACCATAGAATCGGGTATCATGACTAAAGATCTTGCAATTTGTATCAAGGGCATGAGCAATGTCAAGCGATCTGATTACTATGAAACATTTGAGTTCATGGACAAATTGGCTGAGAATTTGAGGAAGAGTTTGGGGCAATGA